One Dysosmobacter welbionis DNA segment encodes these proteins:
- a CDS encoding DUF4358 domain-containing protein, which yields MKKRGLAGLLALALILALGACGGTEAQEDAAQDQKMEEAAPPQEEETSETDGEDGVPVTIEGPETADDSQQLQEDEPDLGSRPADPAKEPETGSRPADPAEKPIYQPVEDTKPQQPDKEPETPAQPAPAPPAESASGVDLADFCASVTGDQETWPALMAVEGETLDTFYAGLSAIATQQCLVQMAMISASGDEIALVEVENSGDVQAVKDIFQARIDYQVGDGTSPGGAWYPAPTEMWRNESRIVSNGNFVMLVAHTGADAVVEQFNALFA from the coding sequence ATGAAAAAGAGAGGACTTGCAGGATTGCTGGCTCTGGCGCTGATACTGGCGCTGGGTGCCTGTGGAGGAACGGAGGCGCAGGAGGACGCCGCCCAGGACCAGAAGATGGAGGAAGCTGCGCCGCCCCAGGAGGAAGAGACTTCGGAAACCGATGGGGAGGACGGCGTCCCTGTGACCATAGAGGGCCCTGAGACGGCGGATGATTCCCAGCAGCTCCAGGAGGACGAGCCGGATCTGGGCTCCCGCCCCGCGGACCCGGCGAAGGAGCCGGAGACGGGGAGCCGTCCGGCAGACCCGGCGGAGAAGCCGATATACCAGCCGGTGGAGGACACAAAGCCCCAGCAGCCGGACAAGGAGCCGGAGACGCCGGCCCAGCCCGCCCCTGCCCCTCCAGCGGAGTCTGCTTCCGGCGTGGATCTAGCGGATTTCTGCGCTTCCGTGACCGGGGACCAGGAGACGTGGCCCGCCCTGATGGCCGTGGAGGGTGAGACGCTGGATACGTTCTATGCGGGACTCTCCGCCATCGCCACCCAGCAGTGTCTGGTGCAGATGGCCATGATCTCCGCCTCCGGTGACGAGATTGCCCTGGTAGAGGTGGAGAACAGCGGCGATGTCCAGGCGGTGAAGGACATCTTCCAGGCCCGAATCGACTATCAGGTGGGGGACGGCACAAGCCCCGGCGGTGCCTGGTACCCCGCGCCCACGGAGATGTGGCGGAACGAGTCCCGGATTGTCTCCAATGGCAACTTTGTGATGCTGGTGGCGCACACCGGCGCGGACGCGGTGGTGGAGCAGTTCAACGCCCTGTTCGCCTGA
- a CDS encoding DUF362 domain-containing protein: MAEKSKVYFADFRAPSWRENLPQKLARLMMTAGFGDIDMDGKYVAIKMHFGEPGNLAYLRPNWARAVVDLVKSHGGKPFLTDCNTLYVGGRKNALDHIESAYINGFTPYSTGCHILIADGLKGNDEVEVPVEGGEYVKSAKIGRAVMDADVFISLTHFKGHEQAGMGGALKNIGMGCGSRAGKMEQHNSGKPFVKQKKCIGCRACARICAHGAPQFGADGKATIDTDKCVGCARCLAVCPKDAIQCLYDEAPAILNKKIAEYTKAVVDGRPCFHVSLVVDVSPNCDCHAENDVPIVPDVGMFASFDPVALDQACADAVLAQTPAPNSALFDEGCDCSSGDYFHAAHPDTDWAVCLEHAEKIGIGTRAYELIKI; this comes from the coding sequence ATGGCTGAAAAATCCAAAGTCTACTTTGCGGACTTCCGCGCCCCCAGCTGGCGGGAGAACCTGCCCCAGAAGCTGGCCCGGCTGATGATGACCGCCGGCTTCGGCGATATCGATATGGACGGCAAGTACGTGGCCATCAAGATGCACTTCGGCGAGCCGGGCAACCTGGCCTACCTCCGCCCCAACTGGGCCCGGGCCGTGGTGGACCTGGTGAAGTCCCACGGCGGCAAGCCCTTCTTGACGGACTGCAATACCCTGTATGTGGGCGGCCGGAAAAACGCCCTGGACCACATCGAATCGGCTTATATCAACGGCTTCACCCCCTACTCCACCGGCTGCCACATCCTGATCGCCGACGGCCTGAAGGGCAACGACGAGGTGGAGGTTCCCGTGGAGGGCGGGGAGTATGTGAAGTCCGCCAAGATCGGCCGTGCGGTGATGGACGCGGACGTGTTCATCTCCCTGACCCACTTCAAGGGCCACGAGCAGGCCGGCATGGGCGGCGCTCTGAAGAACATCGGCATGGGCTGCGGCTCCCGGGCCGGCAAGATGGAGCAGCACAACTCCGGCAAGCCCTTCGTCAAGCAGAAGAAGTGCATCGGCTGCCGGGCCTGCGCCAGGATCTGCGCCCACGGCGCGCCCCAGTTCGGTGCCGACGGCAAAGCCACCATCGACACGGACAAGTGCGTGGGCTGCGCCCGGTGTCTGGCGGTGTGCCCCAAGGATGCCATCCAGTGCCTGTATGACGAGGCGCCCGCTATTCTGAATAAGAAGATCGCCGAGTACACCAAGGCCGTGGTAGACGGCCGCCCCTGCTTCCACGTGTCCCTGGTGGTGGATGTCTCCCCCAACTGCGACTGCCACGCGGAGAACGATGTCCCCATCGTCCCGGACGTGGGCATGTTTGCCTCCTTCGACCCGGTGGCTCTGGACCAAGCCTGTGCCGACGCCGTGCTGGCCCAGACTCCCGCGCCCAACTCCGCCCTGTTTGACGAGGGCTGCGACTGCTCCTCCGGTGACTACTTCCACGCCGCCCATCCGGACACGGACTGGGCCGTCTGCCTGGAGCACGCGGAGAAGATCGGCATCGGCACCCGGGCATACGAGCTCATCAAAATCTGA
- the murI gene encoding glutamate racemase yields the protein MDQRPIGVFDSGLGGLTAVHSLWRILPEEDLIYFGDTARVPYGSRSREAILKYARQDVRFLRSFDLKAILIACGTVTTTSLAALQAENDLPMVGVVEPTCRRAVLMTQNKRVGLIATAASVRSGAYEAALRRLDPEVTVFSRACPLFVPLAEAGRIRRGDVVIETVAREYLTPLKNAGVDTLILGCTHYPLLTDVIGDVMGPGVELVSAGEESAFELKRMLKARELRADERRRGETEFYVSDRVEDFERTASLFLQEDLRHTARRIDIERY from the coding sequence ATGGACCAGCGTCCCATCGGGGTATTCGATTCAGGCCTGGGGGGTCTGACGGCGGTGCACTCCCTCTGGCGCATCCTGCCGGAGGAGGACCTGATCTACTTCGGCGACACCGCCCGGGTGCCCTATGGCAGCCGTTCCCGGGAGGCCATTTTGAAATACGCCCGCCAGGATGTGCGTTTCCTGCGCTCCTTCGATCTGAAGGCCATCCTCATCGCCTGCGGGACGGTGACCACCACCTCGCTGGCGGCGCTGCAGGCGGAAAACGACCTGCCCATGGTAGGCGTGGTAGAGCCCACTTGCCGCCGGGCGGTGCTGATGACCCAAAACAAGCGGGTAGGGCTCATTGCCACGGCGGCCTCCGTCCGCTCCGGTGCCTACGAGGCGGCTCTCCGGCGGCTGGACCCGGAGGTGACCGTGTTCAGCCGGGCCTGCCCCCTGTTCGTGCCCCTGGCGGAGGCCGGGCGCATCCGGCGGGGAGACGTGGTGATCGAGACCGTGGCCCGGGAGTATCTGACGCCCCTGAAGAATGCGGGGGTGGACACCCTGATTCTGGGCTGTACCCATTACCCGCTGCTGACGGATGTGATCGGGGACGTGATGGGGCCGGGCGTGGAGCTGGTGTCCGCCGGGGAGGAGTCCGCCTTTGAGCTGAAACGGATGCTGAAGGCCCGGGAGCTGCGGGCGGACGAGCGCCGCCGCGGCGAGACGGAGTTCTACGTCAGTGACCGGGTGGAGGATTTTGAGCGGACGGCCTCGCTGTTTCTGCAGGAGGACCTGCGCCATACAGCACGGAGGATTGACATTGAGCGATATTGA
- a CDS encoding DUF1934 domain-containing protein, translated as MSDIETRQKKLPVLLFIRGEQYFDDVDPDATELTTEGTLELTEEGLLLTYQETALTGMEGTTTTFEVSGPQVILRRVGSVNSQMVFEEGRQHTSLYETPYGELSVDIQTSALRHNLSERGGLLEIKYSIAVEHTVTGRNSFKIRVKRK; from the coding sequence TTGAGCGATATTGAGACGCGGCAGAAGAAGCTGCCGGTGCTGCTCTTCATCCGGGGAGAGCAGTATTTTGACGATGTGGACCCGGATGCCACGGAGCTGACGACGGAGGGGACCCTGGAGCTGACGGAGGAGGGCCTGCTGCTGACCTATCAGGAGACAGCCCTCACCGGCATGGAGGGGACGACCACCACCTTTGAGGTCAGCGGGCCCCAGGTGATCCTGCGCCGGGTGGGCAGTGTGAACTCCCAGATGGTGTTTGAGGAGGGGCGGCAGCACACGTCCCTGTATGAGACCCCCTACGGGGAGCTGTCGGTGGATATCCAGACCAGCGCCCTGCGGCACAACCTCAGCGAGCGGGGCGGCCTGCTGGAGATCAAGTACTCCATCGCGGTCGAGCATACGGTGACAGGAAGAAACAGCTTCAAGATCCGGGTAAAGCGAAAGTAA
- a CDS encoding GNAT family N-acetyltransferase, with product MEFQREPGRIYAMEDGRLIAEVMFPDRDGVAEIDHTFVDDTLRGQGVAGQLLRAAADQIRTEGKRARATCSYAKIWFEKHPEEADLLCP from the coding sequence ATGGAATTTCAGAGAGAGCCGGGACGCATCTACGCCATGGAGGATGGGCGCCTGATCGCCGAGGTGATGTTCCCCGACCGGGACGGAGTGGCGGAGATCGACCACACCTTTGTGGATGACACCCTGCGGGGCCAGGGCGTGGCAGGACAGCTGCTCCGGGCGGCGGCCGACCAAATCCGCACGGAAGGAAAGCGCGCCAGGGCGACCTGTTCCTATGCCAAGATCTGGTTTGAAAAGCACCCGGAGGAGGCCGATCTGCTGTGCCCCTGA
- a CDS encoding AzlC family ABC transporter permease: MPLRDDESRRAGGSSMALRAAFPATIPVMTGFLCLGTAYGLLMQSKGYGPGWSVLMSAIAFGGSMQFVAVTLLTTAFDPVQAFLLSVMVNARHMFYGLSLLDKYKGLGKVRPFLIYVLCDETFSLVSTLEPPEGVARKDFYFWISLLDYLYWITGTALGGLLGSFLTFDTTGLDFALTALFVVLFLEQWKKPENRPAGVMGILCAAASLAVFGADNMVIPAMVLVLAVLLSARRRLDRSGEEGAL; the protein is encoded by the coding sequence GTGCCCCTGAGAGACGACGAGAGCCGCCGTGCCGGCGGGAGCAGCATGGCCCTCCGGGCGGCGTTTCCCGCCACCATCCCGGTGATGACGGGCTTTCTGTGCCTGGGGACTGCCTATGGCCTTTTGATGCAGTCCAAGGGGTATGGGCCGGGATGGTCCGTCCTCATGAGCGCCATCGCCTTTGGGGGCAGCATGCAGTTTGTGGCCGTCACGCTGCTGACCACGGCCTTTGACCCTGTGCAGGCGTTTCTGCTGTCCGTCATGGTCAATGCCCGGCACATGTTCTACGGGCTGAGCCTGCTGGACAAGTACAAGGGCCTGGGGAAGGTGCGGCCGTTTCTGATCTACGTGCTGTGCGATGAGACGTTTTCCCTGGTGTCCACTCTGGAGCCGCCGGAGGGCGTGGCCCGGAAGGACTTCTACTTCTGGATCTCCCTGCTGGACTACCTCTACTGGATTACGGGCACAGCCCTGGGCGGCCTGCTGGGGAGTTTCCTCACCTTTGACACCACGGGCCTGGACTTTGCTCTGACGGCGCTGTTTGTGGTGCTGTTCCTGGAGCAGTGGAAGAAGCCGGAGAACCGGCCCGCCGGGGTGATGGGGATCCTCTGCGCCGCCGCCAGCCTGGCGGTGTTCGGAGCGGACAACATGGTGATCCCCGCCATGGTGCTGGTGCTGGCGGTGCTGCTGAGTGCACGGCGCCGCCTGGACCGCAGCGGAGAGGAGGGAGCCCTGTGA
- a CDS encoding branched-chain amino acid transporter permease codes for MTLTPLQTLGIILAVAAGTQLTRWLPFWLFPEKKRPPAVVTYLGKVLPPAMMGLLVVYCLRSVSWLSAPHGAPELIAIAAVAGLHLWKRNVLLSIAGGTVLYMVLVQAVFV; via the coding sequence GTGACGCTGACGCCTTTGCAGACGCTGGGCATCATCCTGGCGGTGGCCGCCGGGACCCAGCTGACCCGATGGCTGCCCTTTTGGTTGTTTCCGGAGAAGAAACGGCCTCCCGCCGTGGTGACATACCTGGGGAAAGTCCTTCCGCCCGCCATGATGGGCCTGCTGGTGGTGTACTGCCTGCGGAGCGTCTCCTGGCTGTCGGCGCCCCACGGGGCGCCGGAGCTGATCGCCATTGCGGCGGTGGCGGGGCTCCACCTCTGGAAGCGGAATGTGCTGCTGTCCATCGCCGGGGGCACTGTGCTGTACATGGTGCTGGTACAGGCGGTGTTTGTCTGA
- a CDS encoding DUF6512 family protein codes for MGKRLFYWELAGALFTAALGTLLHFAYDWSGGWGAAAAFSAVNESTWEHMKLLFFPMFLFSVVQVCCLGRNYPNFLAARGVSTVTGVALIPVLFYTYTGVLGRHLLWADIAVFYLSVLGAFALDFRLLRRGRFTSLWQQILGLLALWGLAFLFVYCTFHPPELGLWQDPVTLGYGLPK; via the coding sequence ATGGGGAAGCGGTTGTTTTACTGGGAGCTGGCGGGTGCGCTGTTCACGGCGGCGCTGGGGACGCTGCTGCACTTTGCCTACGACTGGAGCGGCGGATGGGGCGCGGCGGCTGCCTTCTCCGCGGTGAATGAGTCCACCTGGGAACATATGAAGCTGCTGTTTTTCCCCATGTTCCTGTTTTCCGTGGTACAGGTGTGCTGCCTGGGACGAAACTATCCGAACTTTCTGGCGGCCCGGGGCGTCAGCACGGTGACAGGGGTCGCGCTGATCCCGGTGCTGTTCTATACGTACACCGGCGTGCTGGGGCGGCATCTGCTCTGGGCGGACATCGCCGTGTTCTACCTCTCCGTGCTGGGGGCATTCGCCCTGGATTTCCGGCTTCTGCGGCGGGGGCGGTTCACCTCTCTCTGGCAGCAGATCCTGGGCCTGCTGGCGCTGTGGGGGCTGGCGTTCCTTTTCGTCTACTGCACGTTCCATCCGCCGGAGCTGGGGCTATGGCAGGACCCGGTGACGCTGGGCTATGGGCTCCCCAAATGA
- a CDS encoding 5-bromo-4-chloroindolyl phosphate hydrolysis family protein, whose translation MKTTRQKRAAPFYAAAAVWLAYALVLPLYEPLHYALAAGASLLAFAAAAALCRGGPVGEEAGKAPPEKAEEPVEKKPASTGNPELDKMVRDGEMAIREMKRLDENIADPGISADIVRLEQVSARIFDEVRTHPEKLPQIRRFLDYYLPTTLKLLNAYDRMSGTGVSGENIDTTLAKVEGMMRTIVAAFEKQLDSLYGAEALDISTDITVLENMMAREGLVDSPLKAEPDEKKETDIRLEL comes from the coding sequence ATGAAGACCACAAGACAGAAGCGTGCGGCGCCTTTTTACGCCGCTGCGGCGGTATGGCTGGCCTACGCGCTGGTGCTGCCGCTGTATGAGCCGCTGCACTATGCCCTGGCGGCGGGGGCCTCCCTTCTGGCGTTCGCGGCGGCGGCCGCCCTGTGCCGGGGCGGCCCCGTAGGAGAGGAGGCTGGCAAGGCGCCGCCGGAAAAGGCCGAGGAGCCCGTTGAAAAGAAACCGGCCTCTACAGGAAATCCTGAGCTGGACAAGATGGTCCGCGACGGGGAGATGGCCATCCGGGAGATGAAACGGCTGGATGAGAATATCGCGGACCCCGGCATCTCCGCCGACATTGTGCGGCTGGAGCAGGTGAGCGCCCGAATCTTCGACGAGGTGCGCACGCACCCGGAGAAGCTGCCCCAGATCAGGCGCTTTCTGGACTACTACCTGCCCACCACCCTGAAGCTGCTGAATGCCTATGACCGCATGAGCGGTACCGGGGTCTCCGGAGAGAACATCGACACCACCCTGGCCAAGGTGGAGGGGATGATGCGGACCATCGTGGCGGCCTTTGAAAAGCAGCTGGACAGCCTGTACGGCGCCGAGGCCCTGGACATCTCCACGGATATCACGGTGCTGGAGAACATGATGGCCCGGGAGGGACTGGTGGACAGCCCGCTGAAGGCGGAGCCGGACGAGAAGAAAGAGACCGATATCCGGCTGGAGCTGTGA
- a CDS encoding toxic anion resistance protein → MADEKSMMPELTLDPSRTDAVPQLTLDPAAPAAPAPEAAKPEATPVRLDENLLNDAEKQAVEAFSKKIDLTDSNLILQYGAAAQKNVASFSENALNSVRTKDLGEVGKSLSELVVELKGFGEEEEKKGLFGLFKKTGSKLEAMKAQYAKVESNVDKIARELEQHQVTLLKDVAMFDQMYELNLKYYKELTMYILAGKKKLEDMRAGELPALKAKAEQSGAQEDAQAYNDMVQMCERFEKKLHDLELTRMISVQMGPQTRLLQNNDTLMVEKIQSSLVNTIPLWKSQMVLALGLEHGRQATAAQSAVTEMTNELLKKNADLLKMGTIETAKEAERSVVDIETLQHTNQQLISTLDEVLNIQREGAQKRRAAEAELGRIEGELKQKLLELRN, encoded by the coding sequence ATGGCAGACGAGAAGAGCATGATGCCTGAACTGACCCTGGATCCCAGCCGGACGGATGCGGTGCCCCAACTGACTCTGGACCCGGCAGCGCCCGCCGCCCCCGCACCGGAGGCCGCCAAGCCGGAGGCGACGCCGGTGCGGCTGGACGAGAACCTGCTGAACGACGCGGAGAAACAGGCGGTGGAGGCGTTTTCCAAGAAGATCGACCTGACGGACTCCAACCTGATCCTGCAGTACGGCGCGGCGGCCCAGAAGAACGTGGCCAGCTTTTCTGAGAACGCCCTGAACTCTGTGCGCACCAAGGACCTGGGAGAGGTGGGCAAGTCCCTCAGCGAGCTGGTGGTGGAGTTGAAGGGCTTCGGCGAGGAAGAGGAGAAGAAGGGGCTCTTCGGCCTCTTCAAAAAGACGGGTAGCAAGCTGGAGGCCATGAAGGCCCAGTACGCCAAGGTGGAGTCCAACGTGGACAAGATCGCCCGGGAGCTGGAGCAGCATCAGGTCACGCTTTTGAAGGATGTGGCCATGTTCGACCAGATGTATGAGCTGAACCTGAAATACTACAAGGAGCTCACCATGTACATTCTGGCGGGCAAGAAGAAGCTGGAGGACATGCGGGCGGGCGAACTGCCTGCTCTGAAGGCCAAGGCAGAACAGTCCGGCGCTCAGGAGGACGCCCAGGCATACAACGACATGGTCCAGATGTGTGAGCGGTTTGAGAAAAAGCTCCACGACCTGGAGCTGACCCGGATGATCTCTGTGCAGATGGGCCCCCAGACTCGGCTGCTGCAGAACAACGATACCTTGATGGTGGAAAAGATCCAGTCCTCCCTGGTGAACACCATCCCCCTGTGGAAGAGTCAGATGGTGCTGGCCCTGGGGCTGGAGCACGGCCGCCAGGCCACGGCGGCCCAGAGCGCCGTGACGGAGATGACCAATGAGCTGCTGAAAAAGAACGCGGATCTGTTGAAGATGGGCACCATTGAGACCGCCAAGGAGGCAGAGCGGAGCGTGGTGGACATTGAGACGCTGCAGCACACCAACCAGCAGCTGATCTCCACGCTGGACGAGGTGCTGAACATCCAGCGGGAGGGCGCCCAGAAGCGCAGGGCCGCCGAGGCGGAGTTGGGCCGCATCGAGGGCGAGCTGAAGCAAAAGCTGTTGGAGCTGAGAAATTAA
- a CDS encoding TPM domain-containing protein, with translation MKFFQKRAVAAVVLILAIVAGVVIGQAKKPDTGGQASTAIVGSYTYVYDYAGVLTDETMEHIDAMNASLFAQTGAQILVSVVNSTGGADIMDYASDLGNSYGVGSAERNNGVVMLLALDNISQSGLMGDYCVVVGTGLESHADDFMSLQSYYLENDFAAGEYDAGVKATFDAFIAWFADFYGVTIREGYIPAVRETYSSGSGYYYTETHGYVAPAFGSLVSGVVVLLVVLLVLWVILDGMRYSRYRRRYLRPGMGRPTVLYYPIFWGRPQRPRPPRPPRPPKPPRRPPSGGTFGGGGFGGSRGGMFGGGSFGSAGGSRGSLGGGTFRGSGGRRGGFGGGSFRSGGRR, from the coding sequence ATGAAGTTTTTTCAGAAACGGGCCGTGGCGGCGGTGGTGCTGATTTTAGCCATCGTGGCCGGGGTGGTGATTGGGCAGGCCAAGAAGCCGGACACCGGAGGCCAGGCGTCCACCGCCATTGTGGGGTCCTATACGTATGTATATGACTACGCCGGGGTGCTGACGGATGAGACCATGGAGCATATCGACGCCATGAACGCCTCCTTGTTTGCCCAGACCGGGGCCCAGATCCTGGTAAGTGTGGTGAACTCCACTGGCGGCGCGGACATCATGGACTATGCCTCGGATCTGGGGAACAGCTATGGCGTAGGCTCCGCAGAGCGGAACAACGGCGTGGTGATGCTGCTGGCGCTGGACAACATCTCCCAAAGCGGCCTGATGGGCGACTACTGCGTGGTGGTGGGGACCGGGCTGGAGAGCCACGCGGACGATTTCATGAGTCTGCAGTCCTATTACCTGGAGAATGATTTCGCTGCCGGGGAGTACGACGCCGGTGTGAAGGCGACTTTTGATGCCTTCATCGCCTGGTTTGCCGACTTCTACGGCGTCACGATCCGGGAGGGGTATATCCCTGCCGTCCGGGAGACCTATTCCAGCGGCAGCGGGTACTACTATACGGAGACCCACGGCTATGTGGCGCCGGCCTTTGGGTCCCTGGTGAGCGGCGTTGTGGTGCTGCTAGTGGTGCTGCTGGTGCTGTGGGTGATCCTGGACGGAATGCGGTACTCCCGCTACCGCCGGCGGTATCTGCGGCCCGGTATGGGACGGCCCACGGTGCTGTACTACCCCATCTTCTGGGGACGGCCCCAGCGGCCCAGGCCACCCCGTCCTCCAAGACCGCCAAAGCCACCGCGCCGGCCGCCCTCCGGCGGAACATTCGGCGGGGGCGGCTTCGGCGGCAGCCGGGGAGGCATGTTCGGCGGAGGCTCCTTCGGGAGTGCCGGAGGGTCCCGGGGCAGCCTCGGCGGAGGGACCTTCCGGGGCAGCGGCGGCCGTCGCGGCGGCTTTGGCGGAGGCTCCTTCCGCAGCGGCGGGCGCCGGTAA
- a CDS encoding Gfo/Idh/MocA family oxidoreductase has product MESVKIGSVGLGRLGYEHAKNLAASIPGCVLHAICNVDTSRLRAVAEELGVPHTYTDFAAMCADPELDGIVIVSPSFLHVEQIKIAMEHGKHVFCEKPLGTNVAQCKEAEKVVEAHPELVFQLGFMRRFDPSYAEAKRRVDAGEIGKVVLVRSCTQDPRSTIESTLKFLPHSGGQFLDMCVHDLDLIRWFTGSNIRNVWAIGGVFEFDLCRELHDTDNAAAMVQCENGAMGFLFANRTHAAGCNVETEIVGTHGTLRIAPVGARNLLQVVDEHGARQEYYPDFMSRWHTAFLAEMQAFTDHIRTGTHPADLTVYDGTAVSEAAYRCKESFETGKMLPIR; this is encoded by the coding sequence ATGGAATCTGTTAAAATCGGCTCTGTCGGCCTGGGCCGTCTGGGCTACGAACATGCAAAAAACTTAGCCGCATCCATTCCCGGCTGCGTCCTCCACGCCATCTGTAACGTGGATACCTCCCGTCTCCGGGCGGTGGCAGAGGAATTGGGCGTTCCTCATACTTACACCGATTTTGCCGCCATGTGCGCCGATCCGGAGTTGGACGGCATCGTCATCGTCTCCCCCTCTTTTCTTCATGTGGAGCAGATCAAAATTGCCATGGAGCACGGCAAGCACGTTTTCTGTGAAAAGCCTCTGGGCACCAATGTGGCTCAGTGCAAGGAAGCTGAAAAGGTTGTTGAGGCCCATCCGGAACTGGTGTTCCAACTGGGCTTCATGCGCCGGTTTGACCCCTCCTATGCTGAGGCCAAGCGCCGTGTGGACGCCGGTGAAATCGGCAAAGTGGTGCTGGTCCGCTCCTGCACCCAGGATCCCCGCAGCACCATTGAATCCACACTGAAATTCCTCCCCCACTCTGGCGGCCAGTTCCTGGACATGTGCGTCCACGATCTGGATCTGATCCGCTGGTTCACCGGCTCTAACATCCGTAACGTCTGGGCCATCGGTGGTGTCTTTGAGTTCGACCTCTGTCGGGAACTGCATGACACAGACAATGCCGCCGCCATGGTCCAGTGCGAAAACGGCGCCATGGGCTTTCTCTTTGCCAACCGCACCCATGCAGCAGGCTGCAATGTAGAGACGGAAATCGTCGGAACCCACGGCACGCTGCGCATCGCCCCCGTGGGCGCCCGGAACCTGCTGCAGGTCGTGGATGAGCATGGTGCGCGGCAGGAGTACTATCCGGACTTCATGTCCCGCTGGCACACCGCTTTTCTGGCTGAGATGCAGGCGTTTACGGACCACATCCGTACCGGCACACACCCTGCGGACCTGACGGTCTACGACGGCACCGCTGTATCCGAGGCGGCCTATCGCTGCAAGGAATCCTTTGAGACCGGCAAAATGCTCCCCATCCGCTGA